ATTTTGAGAATAGTACATTCCCTTCATCAAAGGATTGAACAGACAAAGCATTCTCAACATCTTCATAGACCTTCTCTATTATCCTACCAGTATTTGATTCTATCATATCAAGATTCAATAGCCAGATTTTGCCAGATAGTTGCTCTTTAGAAGGCATTTCCGGGGCGACATCTTTAATCTTAGCAGTCTTCCAACCTTTTGTATTCGTAACAGGATTACCAAACATCTCGATAAATTGCGATTTCACCATTTCTCGAGTAGCATCAAGAAGCTTCTTATATGATTGTTTTAGGCGATAAGCTGACATCACTTTTTGGGCAATTTCTAATTGCTGCTTAATTGGAGGCAACTCGAATTCGTAATCAGCAAGAGTACTCCAGTTTAGAAAGTAATTAACACCACCACTTTTATTTTCTTCACAATAATTCCAAAAATCATCACTTTGCATAATTATTGCTAAATATTCTTGTGTGAGAATACTTTCATCTTTAGTTTCTATTACAAAGGTCTTTTCTGAACAGATTCCATCAAAATCAGCAATACTACACTTCTTTAAATGAGGATTTCGTGTAACAAATAGAATTTGCCCTGCAGTAAAGCCGCAATAGAACATTGGTCCAATTGTTGAACCTTTTATTACACCCTTCTTTGTAACATATAACTCACATGAATCTATATGTTCACCACCTACATAATAGATTTTCTCAGTATTGAATCTATCTTCTCTTGTATATGCTCGGTGTGCAACCTCAGAAAACTTGACTATGCTCATAATAAATCTATTAAATTGGTAAATGACTCGTGTAAAGACTCTGAGTTTGACTTCCAATTTTCTAAAAGTTCAGAAATATCTTCAATATCTTTTGGATCGTTGGATTTTACATAGAATTTTGGTGAAATGCTATACTTGTTATCAGGGATTTCATTATTGTTAATAATCTTTGAACGTCCGTCAATATTGGTATATCGGGTATAAATACTCGTTATTATTGAAATATGCTCATTGGTTAAATAACTTTCAGTATTTTTCCGTTCCACTAAATCGGTAGCCTTTATTAAAAGAATTTTATTTTTCCTATCAGTTGGTTTATTTGATCGACAAATAAGAATACAGGCCTCCATTGGTGAATTAAAAAATAAATTTTTCCCAATACTAATAACGGCATCAATAAGATCGTTCTGAATGAGCTTTTGACGTATATCTTTCTCTATAAGTCTATTAAGAACACCATGAGGCAATAGAATAGCACATCTTCCATGATCATTCATAGATGATAAAATATGCTGTATGAAGGCATAGTCTGCTTTAGACTGAGGCGGTGTTCCTAAGAAATTGCGTCCCCATTTGTCGTTTATAAAAGCCTCACGATCCCATGTCTTTATAGAGTATGGCGGATTTGCTAATACGATATCAAACTTACGCAATTTGCTTCCATCGACAAAGGCGGGGTATGCTAAGGTATCTTCTCTGACAATAGAAAAGTCTTCAACGCCATTTAGATAAAGATTCATTCGAGCAATAGCACTGGTAAGTGCATTAATCTCTTGCCCAAAAACCTTTACTCCTTGCCATGGTTCACCCTTTTTGCGAAGAAAGTCCAAACATTTTACAAGCATACCACCCGAACCACAAGTAGGGTCATAGATGCTTTCGCCCGGACGAGGTTGAAGTATCTCTGCCATCAAATCCACAACGGTACGGTTGGTGTAAAACTCCTGTGCCGTATTACCAGCATCATCGGCAAACTTGCCCACAAGATACTCATATGCCTGTCCCATCTCATCTGCTGGACACGCTTTAAGCGACAAATTGTAACGTGAGAAATCTTCTATCAAAGAGGTGATAATGTGGTCGGGCATCTTGGCTTTATTGGTCCACCCATCTTTAGGGCCAAAGATACCTTCCAGGCCTCCGATAACACGTCCATCGGCATGTTCGCCAGGGTTGGCTTGTTCAATAGCAATAAAGGCTTCGACCAAACGCTGGCCAACATTCTCAGTACACTCACGTACATCACGCCAATGGGCACCATCGGGAATACGAATTACTAATTCTTGAGCTTGAGCATTGGCATACTCTATACCGCCTTCGCAAACATAGCCTTCAAACTGCTCATCGTATACGTCAGAAATTCGTTTGAAGAATAGCAAAGGGAAAATATATTCTTTGTAACCAGCAGCATCAATCTGACCACGAAGGCGAGTGGCTGCTCCCCAAAGGAACGATTTCAAGTCTTCCAATGAAATAGGCTCATCGGGATTTCTATAATATTTTACAGGTTGTTCCATAGGGTTATAAGTTTATCAGTTTTCTAAATTCTCCTTCAAATCTCTTTACCTCCTCGTATGCCGCCTTGAACTCTGCAAGCACTTCTGCATATGGACGGATTTCCTCTTTGTGATATTCCACGTATTTATTAGGAGAAAGGTCATAATCCTTAGCCGCAATATCATCAAGAGTCACCACTTTAGAAAAGTCTTCTACATCCTCGTAATTGGTGTAGAGTTCGTATAAACGATTTACATCTTCTGGAGAAAGTATATTCTGTGCACGCTTTACGGTGAGAATCTTTGTGCCATCAATCATCAGTACTCGCGCACTATGTGCAGCCGGTTTCAAACGTCTTAATATCAAGAAACAGGGAGAAAGAGGTGTGCCATAGAAGAGTTTATCGCCTAATGTCACAACAGCTTCAACCAAATCGCTCTTTACCAATTTCTCGCGAATGCGGCCTTCTTCATTTCCACGAAATAATACACCTTGAGGCATAACAACCGCCATACGACCATTGCCTGATGCCATACTTTTCACCATGTGCTGAATCCAAGCATAATCTCCACACGAATCACTGGGTGTTCCCCAAACATTACGACCATATTTATCTGAAGACCATTCTACTGAACCCCATTTCTCAAGTGAGAAGGGCGGGTTAGCTATAACGCAATCGAACTTGGCAATCTCTCCATTCTGCAAAATCTTGGGTGAACGAAGTGTGTCGCCTTGCATAATATTAAAGTCACTGGCGCCATGTAAGAACAAGTTCATCTTTGCAATGGCCGAGTTGACAACGTTCTTCTCCTGTCCGAATATGCTTCCACAGCAAAGACTTGAGTGATTCATGTGCTGTACCGCCTCAATCAGCATACCGCCACTACCACATGCTGGGTCATACACAGTCTCACCTGGTTTCGGATCGAGAATGCGTACAAGCAAGCTTACGACCGAACGAGGCGTATAGAACTCTCCAGCTTGAGCCTTACTGTCATCCGCAAATTTCTTCAGCAATATCTCATATGCATCACCCATCAAATCAGCTGGGTAATCATTGTTGCCCAATCTACGGGTGGATAGATGCTCTATCAAATCACGAATCTTACCATCAGAAAGGTTTTTCTTATCGGTCCACTTCTGTGCGCTGAACATCGACAACACGCCGTATAGTGTATCAGGATTTGCTAACTCTATACCTCGCATCGCACCAACAATTGCAGCACCAAGATTCTCGGAGCGTTCGCGAATATCACTCCAATGACAACCATCTGGAATTACAAAACGATGTTGTTCAGGCAAGGATGCATACTCCTCATCGCCACCACTTTCTTCAAGCGCAGTTTGAGTCTCTTCGTCATATACATCAGATATACGCTTAAAATAGAGGATTGGTGTTATATAATCTTTGAAGTTATCTTGACTCACAGGACCACGCAATATGTTGCATGCCTCAAACAGAAAGTTGTACAGATTCTGCACACCTTCCATTTTAAGGGTTTTCTCGTCTTTGGGAACCAGAGATTCTTCTTTATTTTTCTTTTTTGCCATAATATATTGCTATCATATGAAGATAGTGAATTATTTTGTAGAGTTAAGAAGCTCTTTTACATCTATATCGAGCACTCGAGCTATTTCTCGGAGTGTTGCCACATCGGGCTGGGATGTATTAGTGCACCATTTAGAAATGGTTGCAGGGTTTTTGCCTAAAACTTCTGCAAGCCATTTGCTAGTTTTCTTCTTTTCTACAAGAACTACTTTTATTCTATTCATGTCGTTCATGACGTAATTTTTATTGCTTTAAACGCAAAGATAATTAAAAGTCCATTAAAACCTGCAATTCCTATAATAATTCTTTTGCAAAAATGTTTTTTCCCCTTATTTGTAAAAATCAAATCGCCGCTACCACCATATTTCTTGGTGATAGCGGTCTTTGAAAAACTATCGGGCGCGTCCCTTATTCTGCTTCACACTGTATTTAGCCATAATGTATTTGACAGCATGTGAGAAGCATCTTCTTTGGAATGCAAAATCAGGTTCGTCAGGTCTGCGACCATCCCAACGTAAGTCTGATTCATTTCCTCCGCCTCCACCCCCTGATGGAACTACATAATCTCCACCTATAAGAGCTGTTGCTACAGCACATAATTCATCACGTAAAGATGGTATCGAAAGGTAGTCAAAAGTCTTCAATGCCAAATTAGACCAGTAATTCATACATTCAGTAAGAGTCTTGTTTTCTGCTTTCAACGTATGGACTTCTTTCATATCCACCAAAATGTTCTGGCGAACAGCTTCAACTTGATTAGCAGCTTCATTTCTATAAAGTTCTTCCAATTTACGCCCCATAGCGGTAAATTGCTTCTCGATAATTGTATTTTGGCGTTCCAGCCACTTATCGGTTCCAAACATTGGCGGTTTTTCTGTAATCTGTGGCGCATTAAACTCAATCTTGTAATTCTTGAACGGTCTATTCACAGAATGAATGTTTTGGATATCTTTCAGTAACGAGTCTAACTCCTGCTGCTTTATCATCAACTTGGTTTCCTTATCATCGAGTCTTTCTTGGCAATCTTGTATCAAATCCTCAATGCACGCTTTCTTGTTTTGATATTCAGCCAATACAACACGTCCTGCAGCCAAATCTTTCTCCAAGATTTTTAATTCATCGGAAAACATTTTCATTTCAGCCTCGATATTATCTTTCATGGTTTGCAATCCTCTGATGGCCTTTTCCATCTTCTTCTGCTCCTTTGCGAGTTTACGGATATAATCTCGCTTATTCAGATGCTGGATATTGCGACCTTCTACGCTGTCCCCCCTCTCCAAACCGTATTTGCTACCAACTTCTTCATAGAGTGAGGTATGCATTTCCTTGAGTATTGAACCATACTCATATTTATTCTTTCCGAATTTTGCAGACCACATCACACATTCACGGCCACTTTTAGGACGTACCCCAACAGGAACAATAAGTGCATGAATATGTGGTGACGTTTCATCAAGATGAACCTGAAAGCCGATGATATTCTCTTTCCCATACCTACGGCAACACCAATTATATACATCCAAAGCCCATTGCTCCACCTCTTTGCATCTATGTATATGGCTATTGTCCGAACCTTTATCCAGTTTTAGATCCTGAGTGCCAAATGCCATTCCCAATGTACGCTCTCGATTGCCACCAAAGATGAGACGAGCACAACAATTGGGCTGAATCTTACTATCCGCTTTGAATGGACGCCAACCAAGTTCATTTAGCCGTTCTTGCAAGCGAACATCAAGTCTTTTATCCTGATAGCCCAAAGAGTGAATCTTACCATCGGGGCCAATCTCAAAATTAAGCCTCATTCTGGTTTTGTCGTAGTTATTAATAGAATCGTTGTTCTTAGAATCAATCATCTTATCATCCCATCTTCTTTCGTTTTCATTGGCTTCTGCTGCGCCAAAAGATTTGCATGCATCTAAATGCATGGCTTGTTTAATACTTTCATTCATAGATCTAATGTTTTAAAAGTTACACATTTGAGCTTGCTCATTTAGAGTTGTGTTTGCCAACCACAAATGGGAGTTTCTTGCTGCAAAGCAAAAAGTCCTTATTGTGTTATGGGTTTTATTTTAACTCCTGGAACAAGTTCCTTTACCATTTTAGTTTTGTACAATCTAAGTGGATTCTGTCATCTGCTGAGCATCTATCAACTCCAAGCCTAGAGCGTCAATGAGATTTTGTAAAAGAGGGTTCTTCTCAATCATCATTTGTAGAATCTGGTGTTTGGATGGAGAGAATAGATAGTAGTCAGAAATATCAAGTCCTTTAGATCGTTCTTCTTCGGTTGCTATCTGCTCAAGCATATCCGAGACTACAACTCTGCTACAGATTCTTGTCAGAATTATCGATTTCTCTTTCCACAATTGTGTAGCTCCCAAGTCAGGAATTAGAGTTACATCCCTACCTTTAAGACTATGAACAAATTCTTCTTTGAAGCATCCATTAATGCCGCCAGTTGCCACCCAAACATAGTTCGGGATGAAGTGACTCATGACAATAGCCGTTTTTTCGCTTTCCACCAATATGACCGGTGCATCAGGATATCTTTTCAATAGATGTTCGCCAAATAGACATTGCTTCAGATTGAAATCTTTAAGTTGTAGTTCACGATGCGCCCAGCTTACATAACTGTGGGGTTCTTTAACCCTATGCCCTGTCTCAGAATTATAAAGTATAATCTTACCAGAACGTACCTGCTCATTAGCATCAATTTGCCAAAAAACTGTCGCACCTCCCCATTTAGCCGATGTACCAACATGATATAAATGGAATACCCTTTGGGCTTCAGCTTCACCAAACACCCTGCATAAGTATTTGTATAAGGGATTCTTCTCAAAATGAGCAAGACTCGCATTAAAATACTCTAAGGGAATAAAAGAGGGTGGCACAATAATTTCTTTTTCATGAGTACTTTTCACAGGCTGTACATAATCACTAGACCGTTCTTCCTTGATGTTTGCATTGGGATTATCACGAAAGAAATCACGTGGAGTGTAATGATAACCACAACTGATTTCATGGTCACATTTCCCAACCTCATTGGGAAAACTTACAACTCCCTCTTCATCAACATATTTCACAAAACATCGAGGTCTCTCACAACTAGGGCAAGCAATCTTGCTTCCCAAACTATACTTTTGCAAATGAAATCTATACTTGCTCATGGATAGATAAGTTTATTCGTTTGCACTATGCACTTTTGCACTATGCTTTGTCTGTAATTCCTCAACTTGGGTTGAAAGTGCAATAGTGCAAGATGCATTTGATGTTTGGTGTTGAATTTTTCGATATTCGCCATGCTTGTTTTTTTTCAGAATTGGCTGCTTTGCCTGACAGAGTTTCTTTAATGCATAGAATACGGTTCTTCTGGGTATTTCATATATTTTCGCAGCAGCGATAGCATCGCTTGCTGTGAATGTATTACCCAACTGAGATAACCAGTCTTCTTTTACATCACCGATAGTATTAGACAAAAGTATCTCTTGTATCCTATGGTAAGTATCTTCATAGTAATCAACCATACGAATAGCGGATTTCACAGAAGACAGGCTTACTGGCTGCATATCTCCTTCGCCTACAGCCCATTTCATTATCTGAAATATCAACGATAAACGTCCTGCATGGCCATTAAGTTTCATGCTGCGACTCTCCACATCTGCATCATCATCAATGCTATTAACATTATCAATGATATTGTTATACCAATCATAAAAATACACCTCTGCCTCCTCGGTCATTTCCAAAACTTTTGGTTCTGCAACATTCCTTGTTTCATTAATCGTGCAGGGAATTTCAAGTACTTTGTTGAGAATAGTCGCCCATTGCCCTGCTATATCAGGTTTAGGAACACTATTATCATTTCTTCTCCATCTTGAAATCTTCCTGTCTTTTGGAAAAATGAAGATAAACCTATCAAGGAATCCGTTAGCAATGAACTCTTTTCTGAACACCTCATGTAGCATGTTGGTCTGTACCGTTCCTATTACATTAATACACGGCGTTTTAACACGAATATGACGTGATGAGGACTTGCGTAGAACTTTAATCGTACCACCACTATAAGCTGTTAGCAGAAGTTCAATAAGATTATTATTGCCATTGTATCTCTTTGCGAAATTGAATAGCCCAATTATCTCGTCTACAATTATAGCTATCCCTCGTGGATTGCGCCAATGAGCCTCTACCATTGCTTCTGGTGTGAAGTCAGATATAATATTGGTCAACCACTTGGGCACTTTCAATTTATCATTTCCTCCGTTCGCCTGCTTGGCACACTCATATTTCTCAAGTTCCTCGCTATATTTCTCGTCAAGACGATCGTCCAAATCGTTGATAGGTTTGTAAAGGAAGTTAAGAGGAGGAGTTTTACCTAAACCAGGTCGCCCAATAAGCATCATATAAAGAGATGGACTGTCTTTCCACTCATTCCTGATATTGATTTGGTACGAATTGCCAATGGCAGCCGCCATCGCAGATATAATAATGGATGCCACATACTCAACATTGAAATTTTCATAACGAGAAAGGTTCAGAATAATTTCCTGAATTTTATCAGGGAAAACATCCAACGGCAATCCTCCATCAAGATTATACTCTACCTTTGCTCGGAGCATATTGGTTAAATGCAACTTATCGACCATAACCACCTCCTCTCCGTTGGGGTAGTTCATCACTTGCCGCAAAGGCATCATAGTGAAAATTGCGCAGGAATCGGTCTACATCTTCTTGAGTATACCAATATTTGTCTCCTTGACGTGAATATCCAAGGTAGCCATTATCACGCAATTTCTTCAGATATTTTTCCTTTATACCCAATTTTGCCATCAGTGCCTTATTATCATATAGATGATTTTGGGGCATTTGATGTTGAGCCAAAGCCTTTTCATGCTTCTCTACAGTGTGGAGAATTTTCTCCAGCAATTCCCGTTCACATAGGGACTCTACATTCTTAATTTTAGCCATATACAATTTAAATTATGGCTCAACTGTCCTGATGCGCACTCGGACTTTTAAGCCGGGTTATTTTGCCATGGTACGATTGTGCACATCGTCCATAACCGCAGCGAAAGTATAGAATCCTTAGGAGGTGAAAAGTTAGGATGAATTAGACTAATGCGTTAGGAATAATGTTAGGATTGAGTTATTTTGATATTAGGATTGAAATATAACCACCTGATTATAAACAAAAAAGAGTAGTCAAGTGGCTACTCGAAAAATTTATCAATCTCTGTTGATTTT
The nucleotide sequence above comes from Bacteroides caccae. Encoded proteins:
- a CDS encoding restriction endonuclease subunit S, whose product is MSIVKFSEVAHRAYTREDRFNTEKIYYVGGEHIDSCELYVTKKGVIKGSTIGPMFYCGFTAGQILFVTRNPHLKKCSIADFDGICSEKTFVIETKDESILTQEYLAIIMQSDDFWNYCEENKSGGVNYFLNWSTLADYEFELPPIKQQLEIAQKVMSAYRLKQSYKKLLDATREMVKSQFIEMFGNPVTNTKGWKTAKIKDVAPEMPSKEQLSGKIWLLNLDMIESNTGRIIEKVYEDVENALSVQSFDEGNVLFSKLRPYLNKVVIPDEPGMATTELVPLRPEPSKLHKVFLSHLLRGNQFVNYANDIAGGTKMPRMPLTELRNFDCILPPMDKQLEFVFIAEQVDKSEFELRKSIDAIDQVIKSLINN
- a CDS encoding type I restriction-modification system subunit M, which encodes MEQPVKYYRNPDEPISLEDLKSFLWGAATRLRGQIDAAGYKEYIFPLLFFKRISDVYDEQFEGYVCEGGIEYANAQAQELVIRIPDGAHWRDVRECTENVGQRLVEAFIAIEQANPGEHADGRVIGGLEGIFGPKDGWTNKAKMPDHIITSLIEDFSRYNLSLKACPADEMGQAYEYLVGKFADDAGNTAQEFYTNRTVVDLMAEILQPRPGESIYDPTCGSGGMLVKCLDFLRKKGEPWQGVKVFGQEINALTSAIARMNLYLNGVEDFSIVREDTLAYPAFVDGSKLRKFDIVLANPPYSIKTWDREAFINDKWGRNFLGTPPQSKADYAFIQHILSSMNDHGRCAILLPHGVLNRLIEKDIRQKLIQNDLIDAVISIGKNLFFNSPMEACILICRSNKPTDRKNKILLIKATDLVERKNTESYLTNEHISIITSIYTRYTNIDGRSKIINNNEIPDNKYSISPKFYVKSNDPKDIEDISELLENWKSNSESLHESFTNLIDLL
- a CDS encoding type I restriction-modification system subunit M, with amino-acid sequence MEGVQNLYNFLFEACNILRGPVSQDNFKDYITPILYFKRISDVYDEETQTALEESGGDEEYASLPEQHRFVIPDGCHWSDIRERSENLGAAIVGAMRGIELANPDTLYGVLSMFSAQKWTDKKNLSDGKIRDLIEHLSTRRLGNNDYPADLMGDAYEILLKKFADDSKAQAGEFYTPRSVVSLLVRILDPKPGETVYDPACGSGGMLIEAVQHMNHSSLCCGSIFGQEKNVVNSAIAKMNLFLHGASDFNIMQGDTLRSPKILQNGEIAKFDCVIANPPFSLEKWGSVEWSSDKYGRNVWGTPSDSCGDYAWIQHMVKSMASGNGRMAVVMPQGVLFRGNEEGRIREKLVKSDLVEAVVTLGDKLFYGTPLSPCFLILRRLKPAAHSARVLMIDGTKILTVKRAQNILSPEDVNRLYELYTNYEDVEDFSKVVTLDDIAAKDYDLSPNKYVEYHKEEIRPYAEVLAEFKAAYEEVKRFEGEFRKLINL
- a CDS encoding helix-turn-helix transcriptional regulator, with product MNDMNRIKVVLVEKKKTSKWLAEVLGKNPATISKWCTNTSQPDVATLREIARVLDIDVKELLNSTK
- the mobV gene encoding MobV family relaxase, whose product is MNESIKQAMHLDACKSFGAAEANENERRWDDKMIDSKNNDSINNYDKTRMRLNFEIGPDGKIHSLGYQDKRLDVRLQERLNELGWRPFKADSKIQPNCCARLIFGGNRERTLGMAFGTQDLKLDKGSDNSHIHRCKEVEQWALDVYNWCCRRYGKENIIGFQVHLDETSPHIHALIVPVGVRPKSGRECVMWSAKFGKNKYEYGSILKEMHTSLYEEVGSKYGLERGDSVEGRNIQHLNKRDYIRKLAKEQKKMEKAIRGLQTMKDNIEAEMKMFSDELKILEKDLAAGRVVLAEYQNKKACIEDLIQDCQERLDDKETKLMIKQQELDSLLKDIQNIHSVNRPFKNYKIEFNAPQITEKPPMFGTDKWLERQNTIIEKQFTAMGRKLEELYRNEAANQVEAVRQNILVDMKEVHTLKAENKTLTECMNYWSNLALKTFDYLSIPSLRDELCAVATALIGGDYVVPSGGGGGGNESDLRWDGRRPDEPDFAFQRRCFSHAVKYIMAKYSVKQNKGRAR
- a CDS encoding DUF6371 domain-containing protein, which codes for MSKYRFHLQKYSLGSKIACPSCERPRCFVKYVDEEGVVSFPNEVGKCDHEISCGYHYTPRDFFRDNPNANIKEERSSDYVQPVKSTHEKEIIVPPSFIPLEYFNASLAHFEKNPLYKYLCRVFGEAEAQRVFHLYHVGTSAKWGGATVFWQIDANEQVRSGKIILYNSETGHRVKEPHSYVSWAHRELQLKDFNLKQCLFGEHLLKRYPDAPVILVESEKTAIVMSHFIPNYVWVATGGINGCFKEEFVHSLKGRDVTLIPDLGATQLWKEKSIILTRICSRVVVSDMLEQIATEEERSKGLDISDYYLFSPSKHQILQMMIEKNPLLQNLIDALGLELIDAQQMTEST
- a CDS encoding DUF3987 domain-containing protein, translating into MVDKLHLTNMLRAKVEYNLDGGLPLDVFPDKIQEIILNLSRYENFNVEYVASIIISAMAAAIGNSYQINIRNEWKDSPSLYMMLIGRPGLGKTPPLNFLYKPINDLDDRLDEKYSEELEKYECAKQANGGNDKLKVPKWLTNIISDFTPEAMVEAHWRNPRGIAIIVDEIIGLFNFAKRYNGNNNLIELLLTAYSGGTIKVLRKSSSRHIRVKTPCINVIGTVQTNMLHEVFRKEFIANGFLDRFIFIFPKDRKISRWRRNDNSVPKPDIAGQWATILNKVLEIPCTINETRNVAEPKVLEMTEEAEVYFYDWYNNIIDNVNSIDDDADVESRSMKLNGHAGRLSLIFQIMKWAVGEGDMQPVSLSSVKSAIRMVDYYEDTYHRIQEILLSNTIGDVKEDWLSQLGNTFTASDAIAAAKIYEIPRRTVFYALKKLCQAKQPILKKNKHGEYRKIQHQTSNASCTIALSTQVEELQTKHSAKVHSANE
- a CDS encoding helix-turn-helix domain-containing protein; this encodes MAKIKNVESLCERELLEKILHTVEKHEKALAQHQMPQNHLYDNKALMAKLGIKEKYLKKLRDNGYLGYSRQGDKYWYTQEDVDRFLRNFHYDAFAASDELPQRRGGGYGR